From the genome of Candidatus Methylopumilus turicensis, one region includes:
- a CDS encoding YybH family protein, with amino-acid sequence MQKRLINTANAGMLILGGLLAGCSTVKDLTNVDLAGMKVWPFGNNDVPRVYQPANSVPYLCEGNKKFFVRMLDNGASAWLILPEREVLLAQSGASKVYTNGISKLDLSSDDVSLVINETTKYVGCKANSAAKVSKVTPSPSAAVAKKEATPKAEAKEAAEKSWLGKLKFWESDPQPQAAPTAPVVNVVEPVKVAEPAPVPAPVKEAVPVVPEAVVVQDVAPPTLPEKELVAKEDVQQEVAQADTKQTDQAAVLSTLDAWASAWRSKNTDAYLSFYSANFKPEGMSQKAWIAQRKQRLGSNPAEISLVLENVKVGADANKAEVSFVQRYTSGKVSDTVVKVLRFENENGHWFIVKETSQAKK; translated from the coding sequence ATGCAAAAACGATTAATCAATACCGCAAATGCTGGCATGTTAATACTAGGTGGATTACTTGCTGGCTGTAGCACCGTTAAAGATTTAACCAACGTGGATTTGGCCGGCATGAAAGTTTGGCCTTTTGGTAATAATGATGTGCCACGTGTTTATCAGCCAGCGAATTCCGTGCCTTATCTATGTGAGGGCAATAAAAAGTTTTTTGTACGCATGCTAGACAACGGCGCTTCTGCATGGCTGATTTTGCCTGAGCGTGAAGTGTTATTGGCACAGTCTGGCGCAAGCAAAGTCTATACAAATGGCATTAGCAAATTAGATTTGAGCAGCGACGATGTGAGCTTGGTGATCAATGAGACCACAAAGTATGTGGGTTGTAAGGCGAATTCAGCCGCCAAGGTTTCTAAAGTCACGCCAAGTCCTTCAGCGGCGGTCGCTAAAAAAGAAGCGACACCTAAAGCAGAAGCCAAAGAAGCTGCTGAGAAAAGCTGGTTAGGTAAGCTCAAGTTTTGGGAAAGCGATCCGCAACCACAAGCTGCGCCAACCGCACCAGTGGTTAACGTGGTTGAGCCGGTTAAGGTAGCAGAGCCAGCACCCGTGCCGGCTCCGGTTAAAGAAGCCGTGCCTGTGGTCCCCGAAGCCGTTGTCGTTCAGGATGTTGCACCGCCAACCTTGCCGGAAAAAGAATTAGTCGCCAAAGAAGATGTGCAGCAAGAGGTGGCACAAGCGGATACAAAACAGACAGATCAAGCGGCAGTGCTCAGCACCTTGGATGCCTGGGCGAGTGCCTGGCGTAGCAAAAATACCGATGCTTATTTAAGTTTTTACTCAGCAAACTTTAAGCCAGAAGGCATGAGCCAAAAAGCGTGGATCGCGCAACGTAAACAACGTCTTGGATCTAATCCTGCTGAAATTTCCTTGGTGTTAGAGAACGTGAAAGTTGGTGCGGATGCTAATAAGGCTGAGGTGAGCTTTGTGCAGCGTTATACCAGCGGCAAGGTCAGCGATACTGTGGTGAAAGTATTGCGCTTTGAGAATGAAAATGGCCATTGGTTTATTGTGAAAGAGACTTCACAGGCTAAAAAGTAA
- the ruvC gene encoding crossover junction endodeoxyribonuclease RuvC, protein MNVVRILGIDPGLRLTGFGVIEKIGDKITYIASGTIKTASAKTEDREELPARLKIIIDGLFEVIDTYKPNEVAIEKVFVNVNPQSTLLLGQARGAAISAAVIRNLSVAEYTALQVKQAVVGNGHAAKEQVQEMVKRLLTLPATPKPDSADALACAIAHAHGGQGMGKLATAGYRVKGGRLV, encoded by the coding sequence GTGAATGTCGTCAGAATATTGGGCATAGACCCAGGCCTGCGACTCACTGGTTTTGGTGTGATAGAAAAAATAGGCGATAAAATCACCTACATCGCGAGCGGCACCATTAAAACTGCCAGCGCAAAAACAGAAGATAGAGAAGAGTTGCCAGCGAGGTTAAAAATCATTATCGATGGTTTATTTGAGGTGATTGATACTTACAAGCCGAACGAGGTTGCCATCGAAAAAGTGTTTGTGAATGTGAATCCTCAATCAACTTTGCTTTTGGGCCAAGCCCGAGGTGCTGCAATTAGCGCGGCAGTCATAAGAAATTTAAGTGTGGCGGAATATACGGCGCTACAAGTCAAACAAGCGGTGGTCGGTAACGGTCACGCCGCAAAGGAGCAAGTCCAAGAAATGGTCAAACGTCTGCTCACACTTCCTGCAACACCTAAACCCGATTCTGCTGATGCGCTTGCATGCGCGATTGCGCATGCGCATGGCGGTCAGGGTATGGGTAAGCTTGCCACCGCTGGCTACCGTGTAAAAGGAGGTAGGCTCGTATGA
- a CDS encoding secondary thiamine-phosphate synthase enzyme YjbQ, producing MKSYRKELWFNPPTRVALINITHQINECLRESGVREGLVLVNAMHITASVFINDDESGLHHDYKEWLERLAPHEPIRNYRHNDTGEDNADAHMKRQIMGREVVVAITEGRLDFGPWEQIFYGEFDGRRKKRVLVKIIGE from the coding sequence ATGAAAAGCTATCGTAAAGAACTTTGGTTTAATCCACCGACTCGTGTGGCCTTGATTAATATCACCCACCAGATTAATGAATGCTTGCGTGAAAGCGGTGTGCGTGAGGGCTTGGTGTTGGTGAATGCCATGCACATTACGGCGAGTGTGTTTATTAACGATGATGAGTCAGGTTTGCATCACGATTATAAAGAATGGCTAGAACGTCTTGCGCCACATGAGCCTATTCGCAATTATCGCCATAACGATACGGGAGAAGATAACGCAGATGCCCACATGAAACGCCAGATTATGGGTCGTGAGGTAGTGGTGGCGATCACCGAGGGTCGCTTAGACTTTGGCCCTTGGGAGCAGATTTTTTATGGTGAATTTGATGGTCGCCGCAAAAAACGCGTGTTGGTTAAGATTATTGGTGAGTAA
- a CDS encoding tyrosine-type recombinase/integrase, with amino-acid sequence MLNKFIDIVTQEPRHKTAAIPGTITSVPGYPTKLKVYINNASPYWQASYYDQGTTYRHSCKTMDKKEAYKRAIQFYEMLILKKYQHAYHLKDHEFAVTLEKPHNLTEHLQVQQIIQEWLKRKAPLWTPRHKIEVERRLKNNVIPLIGKRNIQKITTADVLAIIKKVEERGAFDLAKRVLNDCSQIWRFAMASGFCKRNITDGLTVVLLPHSVTPQKAVSLEKLPKLMRDIEQYSKPNEEKVRLALKLLAMTFVRKSELLYAKWTEFDLNAKLWKIPAERMKMRVEHTVPLSKEALSVLHELKEKFPSDEYLFHNGDPSKPIRDNALIEALYWMGYKNQMTAHGFRAIASTVLNEREFRADVIERQLAHIDGNQVRRAYNRAEYMEERMEMMEWWSDYLHQISK; translated from the coding sequence ATGTTGAATAAATTTATTGATATTGTCACTCAAGAACCAAGGCACAAAACCGCTGCCATTCCTGGAACCATTACCTCCGTTCCAGGCTACCCCACTAAATTAAAAGTCTATATCAACAACGCCTCACCTTATTGGCAAGCGAGTTATTACGACCAAGGCACCACCTATCGGCACAGTTGTAAAACGATGGACAAAAAAGAAGCCTACAAGCGTGCCATTCAGTTTTATGAAATGTTGATCCTCAAAAAGTATCAACATGCTTATCACCTGAAAGACCACGAGTTTGCCGTCACCTTAGAGAAGCCGCACAACCTCACTGAACACTTACAGGTGCAACAAATTATTCAAGAATGGCTGAAACGCAAGGCCCCGCTTTGGACGCCTCGTCACAAGATAGAAGTAGAGCGGCGCTTAAAAAACAATGTGATTCCGCTCATCGGCAAACGTAATATCCAAAAAATTACCACCGCCGACGTGCTCGCGATTATTAAAAAGGTGGAAGAACGCGGTGCATTTGATTTAGCCAAAAGAGTGCTGAATGATTGCAGCCAAATATGGCGCTTTGCCATGGCCTCGGGCTTTTGCAAGCGTAATATTACCGATGGCCTTACCGTGGTTTTACTCCCGCATTCCGTCACGCCGCAAAAAGCCGTATCGCTAGAAAAGCTACCCAAGCTCATGCGCGACATTGAACAATACAGCAAACCCAATGAAGAAAAAGTGCGCCTAGCCTTAAAGCTACTGGCCATGACCTTTGTACGCAAAAGCGAATTGCTATATGCCAAATGGACTGAGTTTGATTTAAACGCCAAACTTTGGAAGATACCCGCAGAGCGAATGAAAATGCGGGTTGAACATACAGTACCCCTCTCAAAAGAAGCGCTTTCAGTGCTACACGAACTAAAAGAAAAATTTCCTAGCGACGAATATTTATTTCACAACGGCGACCCAAGTAAACCAATCCGTGACAACGCGCTCATCGAAGCGCTTTACTGGATGGGCTACAAAAACCAAATGACCGCGCATGGCTTTCGCGCCATCGCCAGCACGGTATTAAATGAACGAGAATTTAGAGCCGATGTGATTGAAAGACAACTCGCCCACATTGATGGTAACCAAGTGCGCAGAGCCTACAACCGCGCCGAATATATGGAGGAACGTATGGAAATGATGGAGTGGTGGAGCGACTATTTACATCAAATATCGAAATAA
- a CDS encoding porin, translated as MPAAFGIGAKTRQNDLDIAFQFSFFTGTSSGENGVAGYGAAGNNTLNIRQAFLSFGDASWGTIKAGRDLGVFGSDAILSDMTLLGVGVGGPAGGSSTLGRIGSGYIYADWKGQIQYASPIFNGFQVTGAVVENFRPGSAYNKDNLGYEAKATYDFAANDVTGRVWVSGITQKSEGTNNYTSRGFDVGAKASYAGASVVGYYYDGEGLDGQTVLGGLFNANGQKSKDSGGYVQATFAVPTIGTKLGASWGVSNSKAANGTSFDIENESWIVGAYHPLTKSLNLVAEYTQQEIKNNAATGSAVKKTENDTISLGAILFF; from the coding sequence TTGCCAGCTGCTTTTGGTATTGGCGCTAAAACACGTCAAAATGATTTGGACATTGCGTTCCAATTCTCATTCTTCACTGGTACATCATCAGGTGAAAACGGTGTTGCAGGTTACGGCGCAGCTGGTAACAACACATTGAACATTCGTCAAGCATTCTTGTCATTCGGTGATGCTTCATGGGGTACTATCAAAGCTGGTCGTGACCTAGGCGTGTTCGGTTCTGATGCGATCTTGTCAGACATGACATTGTTAGGCGTTGGTGTTGGTGGCCCAGCAGGTGGTTCATCTACACTAGGCCGTATCGGTTCTGGTTACATCTACGCTGACTGGAAAGGTCAAATTCAATATGCTTCACCTATCTTTAATGGTTTCCAAGTTACTGGTGCTGTAGTTGAAAACTTCCGTCCAGGTTCTGCATACAATAAAGACAACTTAGGCTATGAAGCTAAGGCAACTTATGATTTCGCAGCTAATGATGTAACTGGCCGTGTTTGGGTTTCTGGTATTACACAAAAATCTGAAGGCACAAACAACTATACATCACGTGGTTTCGACGTTGGTGCTAAAGCTTCATACGCTGGTGCTTCTGTAGTTGGTTACTACTATGATGGTGAAGGCTTAGATGGTCAAACTGTTCTTGGTGGTCTATTCAACGCTAACGGTCAGAAGTCTAAAGATAGCGGCGGCTATGTTCAAGCAACATTCGCTGTTCCAACTATCGGTACTAAATTGGGTGCTTCATGGGGTGTTTCTAACTCAAAAGCAGCTAACGGTACATCATTCGATATTGAAAATGAATCATGGATCGTTGGTGCTTACCACCCGTTGACAAAGAGCTTGAACTTGGTTGCTGAATACACACAGCAAGAAATCAAGAACAACGCTGCAACTGGCTCAGCTGTTAAGAAAACAGAGAACGACACTATCTCTCTAGGTGCTATCTTATTCTTCTAG
- a CDS encoding BrnA antitoxin family protein produces the protein MREEYDFSKAKKNPYAAKLKKPITIRLDEDSVSYFKAVSEEVGIPYQSLINLYLRDCAATHRKLNLSWK, from the coding sequence ATGCGTGAAGAATACGACTTTTCAAAAGCAAAAAAGAACCCATACGCTGCTAAGCTTAAGAAGCCAATTACCATCCGCCTGGATGAAGATTCTGTGTCTTACTTCAAGGCGGTTTCGGAAGAGGTGGGTATTCCATACCAAAGTTTAATTAATTTGTATTTGCGAGACTGCGCGGCTACCCATCGGAAACTCAATTTAAGCTGGAAGTAA
- the ruvA gene encoding Holliday junction branch migration protein RuvA, producing MIARLKGILLEKTPPHVVIDCNGVGYECEVPMSTFYNLPNIGETLTLLTHFVVREDAQLLYGFGTERERATFRQLLKVNGIGAKSALSILSGLSVEDLIQAIALQETGLLTRVPGVGKKTAERLLLELKDKFSVEGLTGNVNAPKSAASDVLNALVSLGYNEKEALLAVKQLAPDVGVSEGIKLALKALSKS from the coding sequence ATGATTGCTCGCTTAAAAGGGATATTGCTTGAAAAAACGCCGCCGCATGTGGTGATCGATTGCAATGGTGTGGGTTATGAATGTGAAGTGCCAATGAGCACTTTTTATAACTTACCTAATATTGGTGAAACGCTCACCTTGCTGACCCATTTTGTCGTGCGTGAAGATGCGCAGTTATTGTATGGCTTTGGCACGGAGCGTGAGCGAGCAACATTCAGACAATTGCTTAAAGTGAATGGCATTGGTGCAAAATCTGCACTTTCAATCTTAAGTGGTTTGTCCGTTGAGGATTTAATTCAAGCGATTGCTTTGCAAGAAACAGGCTTGCTAACGCGCGTGCCTGGCGTGGGTAAAAAAACAGCAGAGCGTTTGTTGCTCGAGCTTAAAGATAAATTCTCGGTTGAGGGGCTGACTGGCAATGTTAATGCTCCCAAATCAGCTGCTAGCGATGTGCTTAACGCACTCGTTTCTTTGGGCTACAACGAAAAAGAAGCCTTGCTTGCCGTGAAACAATTAGCGCCTGATGTGGGCGTTTCTGAAGGTATCAAACTTGCCCTAAAGGCATTGTCTAAATCATGA
- the ybgC gene encoding tol-pal system-associated acyl-CoA thioesterase — MKFDWPVQVYWEDTDAGGVVYHSQYLNFMERARTEFLRSLGLMQTALRDDLGVLFVVRNIQIRFKKPANFDDALNVNTQLLKVGRSLLEFEQNIYRGDEHLIAAKVDVVCIGADSFKPVSIPSQMMSLLTL; from the coding sequence ATGAAATTTGATTGGCCTGTACAAGTTTATTGGGAAGATACCGATGCAGGTGGTGTGGTGTATCACAGCCAATATCTTAATTTTATGGAACGTGCGCGTACCGAGTTTTTGCGTAGTCTCGGTTTAATGCAAACAGCGCTTAGGGATGATTTGGGTGTTTTGTTTGTGGTGCGCAATATTCAAATTCGCTTTAAAAAGCCAGCTAATTTTGATGATGCGCTCAATGTAAATACTCAGCTTTTAAAGGTGGGTCGTAGCTTGCTTGAGTTTGAGCAAAACATATATCGCGGCGATGAACATTTAATTGCTGCCAAGGTCGATGTGGTTTGTATCGGCGCCGATAGCTTTAAGCCTGTGAGCATTCCAAGCCAAATGATGTCTTTGTTAACGCTTTAG
- a CDS encoding BrnT family toxin, whose product MDSIKFEWDTLKAAANINKHGVSFEEARTVFFDEHAKLIGDPDHSANEDRLILLGLSSGLRVLIVCHCYRSKGNVIRIISARKATTNETKAYD is encoded by the coding sequence ATGGATTCAATAAAGTTTGAATGGGATACGCTTAAAGCTGCCGCTAATATTAATAAGCACGGCGTCTCTTTTGAGGAAGCTCGCACAGTCTTTTTTGATGAGCATGCAAAATTGATTGGCGATCCTGACCATTCTGCAAACGAAGATCGGTTAATTTTATTGGGTCTTAGTAGCGGCCTTCGAGTGTTGATTGTCTGCCATTGCTATCGCAGTAAGGGCAATGTTATTCGAATAATATCCGCCCGTAAAGCAACCACTAACGAAACAAAAGCATACGACTAA
- the ruvB gene encoding Holliday junction branch migration DNA helicase RuvB: MIETDRLIAAEPLTQQEETLERALRPKALDEYVGQEKARGQLEIFINAARGRSEPLDHVLLFGPPGLGKTTLAHIIAKEMGVNMRQTSGPVLERAGDLAALLTNLEPNDVLFIDEIHRLSPVVEEILYPAMEDYRLDIMIGEGPAARSVRLDLPPFTLVGATTRAGMLTNPLRDRFGIVSRLEFYTSEELARIVDRSAGLLEVAMQGDGALEIAKRSRGTPRIANRLLRRVRDYAQVKSDGVVTSEIADAALKMLDVDHLGFDVMDRKLLLAVLEKFGGGPVGLDNLAAAIGEERDTIEDVLEPYLIQQGYLMRTPRGRVATQQAYQHFGLPIPKALATGELWAAEDV; the protein is encoded by the coding sequence ATGATTGAAACCGATCGTCTTATTGCCGCTGAGCCCTTAACCCAGCAAGAAGAAACGCTGGAAAGAGCGCTTCGCCCTAAAGCACTCGATGAGTATGTCGGCCAGGAAAAAGCGCGCGGTCAGCTAGAAATCTTTATCAATGCGGCACGTGGCCGCAGTGAGCCTTTGGATCATGTCTTGTTATTTGGCCCGCCAGGTTTAGGTAAAACAACCCTGGCACACATCATCGCAAAAGAGATGGGTGTGAATATGCGCCAAACGTCAGGCCCAGTGCTTGAACGTGCTGGCGACTTAGCGGCACTACTCACAAATCTTGAGCCTAACGATGTTTTATTTATTGATGAAATTCACCGTTTATCGCCAGTTGTTGAAGAGATTTTGTATCCGGCGATGGAAGATTACCGTTTAGATATTATGATTGGTGAAGGGCCTGCTGCCCGCTCAGTGCGTCTGGATTTGCCGCCTTTCACGCTAGTGGGTGCTACCACACGTGCAGGTATGTTGACGAATCCTTTGCGTGATCGTTTCGGCATTGTGTCGCGTTTAGAGTTTTATACTTCAGAAGAATTGGCACGGATTGTTGATCGCTCAGCTGGGCTTTTAGAAGTCGCGATGCAGGGCGATGGCGCGCTTGAAATTGCCAAGCGTTCACGCGGCACACCACGTATCGCCAACCGATTATTGCGCCGCGTGCGTGATTACGCACAAGTAAAATCTGATGGGGTTGTGACCTCAGAGATTGCCGATGCTGCACTCAAGATGTTGGATGTGGACCATCTTGGTTTTGATGTGATGGACAGAAAACTCTTACTTGCTGTGCTCGAAAAATTTGGTGGCGGCCCTGTGGGTTTAGATAACTTGGCGGCGGCCATCGGTGAAGAGCGCGATACGATTGAAGATGTGCTTGAGCCTTATTTGATTCAGCAAGGATATTTGATGCGCACTCCGCGTGGCCGTGTTGCCACCCAACAAGCTTATCAACATTTCGGCCTTCCAATTCCTAAGGCGCTAGCAACGGGTGAGTTGTGGGCGGCGGAAGACGTTTAG
- a CDS encoding DMT family transporter — protein sequence MSASKSTTLKAFGALVLLSLLWGYNWVVMKYALLDAGPFQFGALRTFLGALCLMGVLVVFKKPLRPRELPTLILLGILQTCGFTGLIIWALVHGGAGKTAVLTYTMPFWVMVLAWPLLGEKIRGMQWVAVFASLLGLVLIFDPLHLGSDVFSMSLAVMAGVFWALAVILAKKLHHRVPDLDLVSLTAWQMLFGSLPLVVVAFWVEAPPIDWSPRLFAAIGFNAILCNALAWLLWLYALQRLAAGVASMTSMLAPLIGVLAAWVQLGEEPSISEIFGMGFIGLALVVISVHAMQAKEEIEPAMGQD from the coding sequence ATGAGTGCATCAAAATCAACAACCTTAAAAGCCTTTGGCGCGTTGGTGTTGTTATCACTCTTGTGGGGCTATAACTGGGTGGTGATGAAATACGCGCTGCTTGATGCAGGGCCGTTTCAATTTGGCGCACTTCGTACTTTCTTGGGCGCTTTATGCCTGATGGGTGTTTTGGTCGTATTCAAAAAACCATTGCGCCCAAGAGAGCTACCCACGTTGATTTTACTTGGGATACTCCAAACCTGCGGTTTTACCGGTTTGATTATTTGGGCGCTGGTGCATGGTGGTGCGGGTAAAACGGCAGTGCTGACTTACACCATGCCATTTTGGGTGATGGTGCTTGCTTGGCCTCTGTTGGGTGAAAAAATACGGGGGATGCAGTGGGTGGCGGTTTTTGCTTCGCTGTTAGGTCTCGTGCTTATTTTTGATCCACTACATTTAGGCAGTGATGTGTTCAGTATGTCATTAGCAGTAATGGCCGGGGTATTTTGGGCGCTAGCGGTGATTTTGGCCAAAAAGCTACATCATCGTGTACCAGATTTAGATTTGGTGTCATTGACCGCATGGCAAATGTTGTTCGGCTCGTTGCCTTTAGTGGTGGTGGCATTTTGGGTGGAAGCGCCACCGATTGATTGGTCGCCAAGATTGTTTGCAGCCATCGGATTTAATGCGATTTTATGTAATGCACTGGCTTGGTTGCTTTGGCTTTACGCATTGCAAAGACTTGCTGCTGGCGTTGCAAGCATGACGTCAATGTTAGCCCCACTCATTGGGGTGCTAGCTGCTTGGGTTCAGTTGGGCGAAGAACCATCTATATCAGAGATTTTTGGTATGGGGTTTATCGGGCTCGCGTTGGTGGTAATTTCTGTTCATGCGATGCAAGCGAAAGAAGAAATAGAACCAGCCATGGGTCAGGATTGA
- the tolQ gene encoding protein TolQ yields MMTELPVNAAADMSLTTLITGASLPVQMVMAILLIVSIVSWWYIFIKVMTIGRAEKEAESFEHTFWTGGDLNKLYDGLSAGRNKPHGMSSIFEAGFKEFVRLKKQPGLEVSDLMEGSRRAMRAAYNREMDDLDSHLPYLASVGSVSPYIGLFGTVWGIMNAFRGLANMAQATLAHVAPGIAEALIATAIGLFAAIPAVIAYNRFSSSVDRLAVRYESFIEEFTNILQRKS; encoded by the coding sequence ATGATGACTGAATTGCCAGTAAACGCAGCCGCAGATATGTCTTTGACGACGCTCATTACGGGCGCTAGTTTGCCAGTACAGATGGTGATGGCAATTTTGCTGATTGTGTCTATCGTTTCATGGTGGTACATCTTTATTAAAGTGATGACCATTGGCCGCGCAGAAAAAGAAGCAGAAAGTTTTGAACATACTTTTTGGACCGGTGGTGACTTGAATAAGCTCTATGATGGCTTGTCTGCAGGCCGCAATAAACCGCATGGGATGTCGAGCATTTTCGAGGCAGGGTTTAAAGAGTTTGTGCGCTTGAAAAAACAGCCGGGCTTGGAAGTGAGTGATTTAATGGAAGGCTCGCGCCGTGCCATGCGCGCTGCTTATAACCGCGAAATGGATGATTTGGATTCTCATCTTCCTTACCTTGCCTCTGTTGGTTCAGTAAGCCCATATATTGGTTTATTTGGCACGGTCTGGGGCATCATGAACGCTTTCCGCGGTTTGGCGAATATGGCGCAAGCCACCTTAGCGCATGTTGCGCCAGGCATCGCAGAAGCGTTAATTGCAACGGCAATTGGCCTATTTGCAGCGATTCCTGCGGTGATTGCTTATAACCGCTTTTCATCTTCTGTCGATCGACTAGCTGTGAGATATGAAAGCTTTATAGAAGAGTTCACTAATATCTTGCAACGTAAGAGTTAA
- a CDS encoding YebC/PmpR family DNA-binding transcriptional regulator, which produces MAGHSKWANIQHRKGRQDAKRGKIFTRLIKEITVAARMGGADASTNPRLRMAVEKAKGESMPKDNIENAIKRGAGTLEGVNYEEIRYEGYGISGAAVIVDCLTDNRNRAVADVRHAFTKFGGNLGTDGSVAFMFKHCGSLLFAPGTNEDKVMEVALEAGAEDIINNDDGSIEVMTTPADFSVVKEALEAAGLEAVLAEVTMKADNETVFTGDDAVKMQKLLDALDDLDDVQEVYTSAVIEE; this is translated from the coding sequence ATGGCAGGGCATTCCAAGTGGGCCAATATTCAGCATCGTAAAGGTCGTCAAGATGCTAAGCGTGGCAAAATTTTTACGCGTCTCATTAAAGAAATTACCGTCGCGGCGCGTATGGGTGGCGCTGATGCGAGCACCAATCCCCGTTTACGGATGGCAGTGGAAAAAGCTAAAGGCGAATCCATGCCAAAAGACAATATTGAAAATGCGATTAAGCGCGGTGCCGGCACCCTGGAAGGTGTGAACTACGAAGAAATTCGTTACGAAGGTTATGGCATTAGCGGCGCAGCGGTCATTGTCGATTGCTTAACGGATAATCGAAATCGTGCTGTTGCGGATGTGCGTCATGCTTTTACGAAATTTGGGGGTAATTTAGGCACTGATGGTTCTGTGGCCTTTATGTTTAAGCATTGCGGTAGCTTATTATTTGCACCAGGCACTAATGAAGATAAAGTCATGGAAGTTGCGCTAGAAGCGGGTGCTGAAGACATTATCAATAATGATGATGGCAGTATTGAAGTGATGACCACGCCAGCGGATTTTTCTGTAGTCAAAGAAGCATTGGAAGCGGCGGGTTTAGAGGCAGTGCTTGCTGAAGTCACCATGAAGGCAGATAACGAAACAGTGTTTACTGGCGATGATGCGGTAAAAATGCAGAAGCTACTTGATGCGCTTGATGATTTGGATGATGTGCAAGAGGTTTACACTTCAGCGGTAATCGAAGAGTAG